Proteins co-encoded in one Cynocephalus volans isolate mCynVol1 chromosome 11, mCynVol1.pri, whole genome shotgun sequence genomic window:
- the USP19 gene encoding ubiquitin carboxyl-terminal hydrolase 19 isoform X6, giving the protein MLRWLLASRLGEDWLLVPCWRIWPQRLAKIAGPGRKRRSPDPDTVADPGALWLSTKRLKMSGGSSATDPRRGPPGLEEAASKKKQKDRANQESKDGDPRRGSVSIPQEEQTKEELLLDWRQSADEVIVKLRVGMGPLRLDEVDAAFTDTDCVVRLPGGRQWGGVFYAEIESSCTKVQARKGGLLQLALPKKVPLLTWPSLLKKSLGSQELAPGLRCQENGQELAPIALEPCPEPRRAKQEARNQKRAQGRGEVGSGAGPGAQAGPSAKRAVHLRRGPEGEGSRVGPGPQGDAPPFLADLATQVEAEEQLCVPPLNPQTCLLGSEENLALLAGEKTVSPRNDPVSPAMAQSVDPGKDDHVKEMAVAADVGTLVDEPEPMVNLAFVKNDSYEKGPDSVVVHVYVKEIHRDTSRVLFREQDFTLIFQTRDGNFLRLHLGCGPHTIFRWQVKLRNLIEPEQCTFCFTASRIDICLRKRQSQRWGGLEAPAARVGGAKVAVPTGPTPLDSTPPGGAPHPLTGQDESRAVEKDKPKARSEDTGLDGVVARTPVEHVTPKPEPHLASPKPTCMVPPMPHSPVSGDSVEEEEEEEKKVCLPGFTGLVNLGNTCFMNSVIQSLSNTRELRDFFHDRSFESEINYNNPLGTGGRLAIGFAVLLRALWKGTHHAFQPSKLKAIVASKASQFTGYAQHDAQEFMAFLLDGLHEDLNRIQNKPYTETVDSDGRPDEVVAEEAWQRHKMRNDSFIVDLFQGQYKSKLVCPVCAKVSITFDPFLYLPVPLPQKQKVLPVFYFAREPHSKPVKFLVSISKENSSASEVLDSLSQSVHVKPENLRLAEVIKNRFHRVFLPSHSLDTVSPSDVLLCFELLSPELAKERVVVLEVQQRPQVPSIPISKCAACQRKQQSEDEKLKRCTRCYRVGYCNQLCQKTHWPDHKGLCRPENIGYPFLVSVPASRLTYARLAQLLEGYARYSVSVFQPPFQPGRMALETQGPGCTTLLSTSSLEAEDSERDPIQPPELQLVTPVAEGDTGVPRAWAAPDRGPVPSTSGISSEMLASGPTEVGSLPAGEKVSRPEAAVPGYQHPSETMNAHTPQFFIYKIDTSNREQRLEDKGETLLELGDDCSLALVWRNNERLQEFVLVASKELECAEDPGSAGEAARAGHFTLDQCLNLFTRPEVLAPEEAWYCPQCKQHREASKQLLLWRLPNVLIVQLKRFSFRSFIWRDKINDLVEFPVRNLDLSKFCIGQKEEQLPSYDLYAVINHYGGMIGGHYTACARLPNDRSSQRSDVGWRLFDDSTVTTVDESQIVTRYAYVLFYRRRNSPVERPPREGHSEHHPDLGPAAEAAASQASRIWQELEAEEELVPEGPEPLGLWGPQDWVGPPPRGPTTPDEGCLRYFVLGTMAALVALVLNVFYPLVSQSRWR; this is encoded by the exons ATGCTACGCTGGTTGCTGGCCTCCCGCCTCGGAGAGGACTG GCTGTTAGTTCCTTGCTGGAGAATTTGGCCTCAAAGACTTGCCAAGATAGCTGGGCCAGGAAGAAAGCGCCGCAGCCCTGACCCAGACACCGTTGCCGACCCTGGGGCACTCTGGCTGTCGACTAAGCGGCTCAAGATGTCTGGTGGGTCCAGTGCCACAGACCCGAGGAGGGGGCCCCCAGGACTGGAGGAGGCCGCTAGTAAGAAGAAGCAGAAGGATCGAGCAAACCAGGAGAGCAAAGATGGAGATCCCAGGAGAG GGTCAGTATCCATTCCTCAAGAGGAGCAGACCAAAGAGG AGTTGTTGCTCGATTGGAGGCAGAGTGCAGATGAAGTAATTGTCAAGCTTCGTGTAGGAATGGGTCCCCTGCGGCTGGATGAGGTGGATGCTGCTTTCACAGACACGGACTGTGTGGTGCGGCTTCCAG GTGGTCGGCAATGGGGGGGTGTCTTCTATGCTGAGATAGAAAGTTCTTGCACCAAAGTGCAGGCCCGCAAGGGTGGTCTCCTGCAGCTGGCACTGCCCAAGAAGGTGCCTCTGCTCACGTGGCCCTCTCTCCTG AAGAAATCTCTAGGGAGCCAGGAGCTGGCACCAGGACTGCGGTGCCAGGAGAATGGGCAGGAGCTGGCTCCCATTGCCCTGGAACCATGCCCTGAGCCCCGCCGGGCTAAGCAGGAGGCCCGGAACCAGAAGCGGGCCCAGGGCCGTGGTGAGGTAGGCTCGGGCGCTGGCCCCGGGGCCCAGGCAGGGCCCAGCGCCAAGAGGGCTGTGCATCTCCGCAGAGGGCCAGAGGGGGAAGGGTCCAGGGTTGGCCCTGGACCCCAGGGCGATGCCCCACCCTTCCTGGCTGACCTGGCCACCCAG GTTGAGGCTGAGGAACAGCTATGTGTACCACCGCTGAACCCCCAAACCTGCCTCCTGGGCTCAGAGGAGAATTTAGCCCTTTTGGCAGGAGAGAAGACAGTGTCCCCCAGGAATGACCCAGTCTCTCCAGCCATGGCCCAGAGCGTAGACCCTGGAAAAGATGACCATGTCAAGGAGATGGCAGTGGCCGCAGATGTTGGAACCTTGGTGGATG AGCCTGAGCCCATGGTGAACCTGGCATTTGTCAAGAATGATTCATATGAGAAGGGGCCAGATTCAGTGGTGGTGCACGTGTATGTGAAAGAGATCCACAGGGACACCTCTCGAGTACTTTTCCGCGAGCAGGACTTCACGCTCATCTTCCAGACCAG GGATGGAAACTTCCTGAGGCTGCACCTGGGGTGTGGGCCCCACACCATCTTCCGTTGGCAGGTGAAGCTCAG gaacctgattgaaccagagCAGTGCACCTTCTGTTTCACGGCCTCTCGCATCGACATCTGCCTTCGTAAGCGGCAGAGTCAGCGCTGGGGGGGCCTGGAGGCCCCAGCTGCACGAG TGGGTGGTGCAAAGGTTGCCGTGCCGACAGGTCCAACCCCTCTGGATTCAACCCCACCAGgaggtgccccccaccccctgacaGGCCAGGACGAATCCCGGGCTGTGGAGAAGGATAAACCCAAGGCTCGATCTGAGGACACAGGGCTGGATGGTGTGGTGGCCCGCACCCCTGTGGAACATGTAACCCCAAAGCCAGAGCCACACCTGGCCTCG CCCAAACCAACATGTATGGTGCCTCCGATGCCCCACAGCCCCGTGAGCGGAGACagtgtggaggaggaggaggaggaagagaagaaggtgTGTCTGCCAGGCTTCACTGGCCTTGTCAATTTAGGCAACACTTGCTTCATGAACAGCGTCATTCAGTCTCTGTCCAACACTCGAGAACTCCGGGACTTCTTCCATG ACCGCTCCTTTGAGTCCGAGATCAACTACAACAACCCGCTGGGGACTGGTGGGCGTCTGGCCATTGGCTTTGCTGTGCTGCTCCGGGCGCTGTGGAAGGGCACCCACCATGCCTTCCAACCTTCTAAGTTGAAG GCCATTGTGGCGAGCAAGGCCAGCCAGTTCACAGGCTATGCACAGCATGATGCCCAGGAATTCATGGCCTTCCTGCTGGACGGGCTGCATGAGGACCTGAATCGTATCCAGAACAAGCCCTACACAGAGACAGTGGACTCAGATGGGCGGCCTGATGAG GTGGTGGCTGAGGAAGCATGGCAGCGGCACAAGATGAGGAATGACTCTTTCATCGTGGACCTATTTCAGGGCCAGTACAAGTCGAAGCTGGTGTGCCCTGTATGTGCCAAG GTATCCATCACTTTTGACCCATTCCTTTACCTGCCAGTGCCCTTACCACAGAAGCAGAAGGTTCTCCCTGTGTTTTATTTTGCCCGAGAACCCCACAGCAAGCCTGTCAAG TTCCTGGTGAGCATTAGCAAGGAGAACTCCAGTGCAAGTGAAGTGTTGGATTCTCTCTCTCAGAGCGTCCACGTGAAGCCTGAGAACCTGCGTCTGGCTGAG GTAATTAAGAATCGCTTCCACCGTGTCTTCCTGCCCTCCCACTCACTGGACACTGTGTCCCCATCTGACGTGCTTCTCTGCTTTGAGCTGCTATCCCCAGAGTTGGCTAAGGAGCGGGTAGTGGTGCTAGAGGTGCAACAG CGCCCCCAGGTGCCCAGCATCCCCATCTCCAAGTGTGCAGCCTGCCAGCGAAAGCAGCAGTCGGAGGATGAAAAGCTGAAGCGCTGTACCCGTTGCTATCGTGTGGGCTACTGTAACCA GCTCTGCCAGAAAACACACTGGCCTGACCACAAGGGCCTCTGCCGCCCTGAGAACATTGGTTATCCCTTCCTGGTCAGTGTACCTGCCTCACGCCTCACTTATGCCCGTCTTGCTCAGCTCCTAGAGGGCTATGCCCG GTACTCTGTGAGTGTATTCCAGCCACCCTTCCAGCCTGGCCGCATGGCCTTGGAGACTCAGGGCCCTGGCTGCACCACACTGCTCTCCACTAgctccctggaggctgaggacAGTGAGAGGGACCCCATTCAGCCACCTGAGCTCCAGTTGGTGACCCCTGTAGCTGAGGGTGACACAGGGGTTCCCCGGGCATGGGCAGCCCCTGATCGGGGTCCTGTGCCCAGCACCAGTGGAATTTCTTCTGAGATGCTGGCCAGTGGGCCCACTGAGGTTGGCTCCTTGCCTGCTGGTGAGAAGGTATCCCGGCCTGAAG CTGCTGTGCCTGGGTACCAACATCCAAGTGAAACCATGAATGCCCACACACCCcagttcttcatctataaaatagacaCATCCAACCGAGAACAGCGACTAGAGGACAAAG GAGAGACCCTACTGGAGCTGGGTGATGACTGTAGCCTGGCCCTTGTCTGGCGGAACAATGAGCGCCTGCAGGAGTTTGTGCTGGTAGCCTCCAAGGAGCTGGAATGTGCTGAGGATCCAGGCTCTGCTGGGGAGGCTGCCCGTGCTGGCCACTTTACCCTGGACCAGTGCCTCAATCTCTTCACAcggcctgaggtgctggcaccTGAGGAGGCCTG GTACTGCCCACAATGCAAACAGCATCGTGAAGCCTCCAAGCAGCTGTTGCTGTGGCGCCTGCCAAATGTGCTCATCGTGCAGCTCAAGCGCTTCTCCTTTCGCAGTTTCATCTGGCGTGACAAGATCAATGACTTGGTCGAGTTCCCTGTTCG GAACCTGGACCTGAGCAAGTTCTGCATTGGTCAGAAAGAGGAGCAGTTGCCCAGCTACGACCTTTATGCTGTCATCAACCACTATGGAGGCATGATCGGTGGCCACTATACTGCGTGTGCACGCCTGCCCAATGATCGCAGCAGCCAGCGCAGTGACGTGG GCTGGCGCTTATTTGATGACAGCACGGTGACCACAGTAGACGAGAGCCAGATCGTGACGCGTTATGCCTATGTACTCTTCTACCGCCGGCGGAACTCTCCTGTGGAGAGGCCCCCCAGGGAAGGTCACTCTGAGCACCACCCAGACCTAGGCCCTGCAGCTGAGGCTGCTGCCAGCCAG GCTTCCCGGATTTGGCAGGAGCTGGAGGCCGAGGAGGAGCTGGTGCCTGAGGGGCCTGAGCCCCTGGGTCTCTGGGGGCCCCAAGACTGGGTGGGCCCCCCGCCACGTGGCCCTACCACACCAGACGAGGGCTGCCTCCGGTACTTTGTCCTGGGCACCATGGCAGCTTTGGTGGCCCTCGTGCTCAACGTGTTCTATCCTCTGGTATCTCAGAGTCGCTGGAGATGA